The Primulina huaijiensis isolate GDHJ02 chromosome 18, ASM1229523v2, whole genome shotgun sequence DNA window tgtaaaaatgGAGAGATATGGTTttctgaattaaaaaaaaaaaaaaacgaacaaGTAAATAATGGTTATGTAAACAATTGAGAAGTTACAGCAATacttatgaaagacctactctaGATATAATAACGTAAATTTGCATCCTAAAACatattataaaatcaattcaGCATCGGGCTGATACTAACACAACAATCAAAAGGGAACCCCCATCGGGGAGTGAAATAGAACATGAAACCGTAAGCTCCCAAGCAGTGGGAGGTGCCAGGGCTCTGACCGCGTGCCTGTTGAAGAATGAGCCGGCGACTCATAGGCAGTGGCTTGGTTAAGGGAACCCACCGGGATCTTCTCTTGACAGAACGAGAATGCGCGCTCATTTGATCTTGATCCTGGTGGAGCGAAAGTGAGACTAGACTAGATCTGCACGTCCCTCCTAATAATATCCATAAATGACTCGTTTTTGGTAATAGATGAACATTACCATATGTAAATTCGGGTGCATGATACACATCGGTACTCCAGTGCATTTCTCCATCTGAGTCAGAATAAATATGTTTTCGAACCTTCTCTTTAAAATTAAAAGTGGAGGTTAACGCAGGACAACCATTCACTACTCGTAATCCTCAAAAGCGACATAAAACCGGACTTAATTTGATGGTGTTCGTCATTCTTTAATATTTGTGAGCAGAACAAACCACACATATACATTTACCACGACTTGAACCAACAGCATAGTCGCATTTGCCACCAAGTGAACCATCAGTAGAGTGGCATTCGCCACATTCATGTTTAAAGCTTTGAAATTCgaacaaaaagaaaaacagaaaaagaaGTGTGTAAGAAAGAAAGAACTTCGAAAAAGTACACTGCATCTTCAAAGAGACGGATAATGTATAATGACAATTGCGCTAACGAAACAGTGTAACATAAGGAAGAAAGGAATGTTCATCAAACAAGCAGTCTTGGAAGAAAACTGAGAGCATAATCAAACATCAGAACCATCACAAACAAAGACTTTGAAGTTGGaaacaaaatatgaaaattcgAAGATAGTTATTACTTATTAGGCCACAACTCATGACTTCAAATCGGAATCatgtaatatgaaaatttgaagataatTATGATGCACACCGATCTAGAAACACGCCGTGGGTAACACCTGCAAAGTGCTAAATTTTATTGATTCCAAAACAAGTCACCGAAAGAAGAACAAAAGCCCTATAGATAATAATATTAACACCTAATCTAGTATTTCAAAACCAAAGGAGACTTAAGAAACAAATCCAATCCTAACCACgtataaacaaaataaagtcATCGTATCTAGGAGACTAAAATATAAAGACAAGATGAAGCATCAATCTCCCACTGTATCAAATTACCAGGTCACAAACTGAGGTAAAGAATATAACGCTTTGATGCCTTCATCAATCATGGTGATCATTAAGCAAGAGCATAAAAATAACCAAGAAAATAAAGAGAAGGAACCAGTTAAAGAATAATTTCTGAAGACATACCAAATGTAATGACCTGATGGTCTAACAAAGGAAAGAATGTCGTCACCCAAATCCTTACTTTCATCACCATCctaaaaaatacaacaaaagtGAACTTCTTGTgccaataattaaaaaaaatatggataaaAGGCTTGGTTTTGGTGATACACGTATTCCTGTTTCACCTATTTAGAATCTACTCTAAAATTCGTATCTTCTTGAATGGACATTTATTTTACACTCCAAACAAAGTCTCGTGTAGCCTCACTCTAGCATCACAAGACGCACACacacaatttttctttttttaaaaaaaattttcatgcCATTTACTTGCCGTGCACAAGCAGCATCACCACACCATTTGATGTCCTACATAAGAATTTGCTGGTGTATCTAGGCATTGGTTTCTATGTCAGCTCTCACCATTCAATATCATTCACATAGCTACTTGATTGAATGATCAAATTCACATAGCTAACAACGGGTCAACTAAAACAAGCAAACCACCACCAGCACTTCATTTGGCATGAGGTAGATATTTAGTCGATTTAAGTTTGTCTACATTGACATGACTAGGATTTTATGGTAGTCCATACACAACAGTACCAATGATAGAAGATTAACATAAACAAGGATAGCATGAAATTGAAAATCCCAAGAAAGCAATAAAGAAATGAATTGTTCGTACCCTGATCTCACACAACAATACATTGTCCGTGCCGATCATATTAACAACAGCTTGGAAAAGAAGACACTCATCGCTTCCATCTTCCTTAGCCTCGAAAGTCATGGAGTTAAATAGAAGGCTAATGCGATTAAGCTTGATAAACTTCACAAACTTGAAATTTCTCCCCtgtatcaatcaaatcaaaccgAAAGAAATTACTTACGTGCATCAAATAATTAGGACTGCCAATGTATTTGCCTAACCTTGGCACTGTTGAAGGCGTCTAGGGCTATTTGGGGAATATGTCTGAATACATACAAAAATTCGTCGGCAAGGTATGTGTTCGATCCACCAAATGAACCAGGATATAGCGTGCGCACATACACATCACACATCTGTCAAATGGTATATTCATTAATCGATAAACCATACTGATAAAGATAAACAGAAATCacaaatttattcaaaaaaaaatccgGAAAATTTAGGGAAATGGGACTCGACCGtgacttatttaaaaaaaaggatcCACAAGTCAATTTACATAAATGTTCTTTTATTTAAGGGTAAATACACCATTcacttaaatttttaacattaaatctaTCCATCTCATTCAGTCGACATCAAACTAGGTTTTTCTTCCGTCGATCtcctttcatttcctttccGACGACGATTCTCCATACAAATCGTCTTTTTCTTCCCATCAATTTTCGATACAGATCCTTCCAATCTAAGCAAACTCAATCGAACAAATGACTGACAAAAATCTGATAATATTAAcgtttatttcgatttattgttctgtttcttcgactcgcttgaagaaaaaagaatcgACCTACAAGTCGTAGATCTACACAACATTTTATTTGAGTCGACCAAGATTTGATCTAGGTCGACCAAACTCAAGCTTGTtgagcttggtcgaccaagagctTGGATtgaagcttggtcgaccaaccaaaggcttggtcgaccaagcttttGGTCTACCCATGCCTTTGGGCTTGgaggcttggtcgaccaagctcttgttttggtcgaccaaaaataaaTGAAGAGCTTGGTCGACAAAAAATAAATGAGTAGACCATGGTAGACCAAGCTTTTGGTCTACccaagcttggtcgaccaaaattgtttggtcgaccaaaaatgttTGGTTGACAAATATGACcgataattacttaattttgaaggataattacacaattttgatcaatgttgcatgtttttaacatatgaatcacataatttcacatgtatgttctataatgttacatgattatgttacatgttatgacatatgagtcacaatttcacaactacgttacatgtgttttgacatatgagccacaatttcacaattatgttatatgttttaacatatgaatgaCGATTTCACAACtaatgttttaacatattaatcataatttcacaattatgttatatgttttaacatacgaatcataatttcacaaatttcacaattatgttactatgctacatgttttaatatatgaatcacaattttcacaaccaactatgttacatgttgttttaacatatgaatcacaatttcacaattatgttatatgttttaacatatgaatcacaatttcacaagtatattatataatattacatgttttaacatatgaatcacaatttcacaagtatgttatataatattacatgttttaacatatgaatcacatatttaGCTGGGTCGACACAAAGTAGACCTTGTTTTTGGGTCGATCTTGTTGCtttgcttttgggtcgacccaaaggtatatcctacaaaattcaacaaaaattaagagaataagataattagaataaacaaaaattaataataataataataataaaaaacctGACATAATTATggattcttcttggtcaaccaaaattagttgaccaagaagaatttttttttggtttggtcgaccaagatgaaataataacaaaaaaacaaacaaaactgacataattatgaattcttcttggtcaactaaaattagttgaccaagaagaatttcttcttggtttggtcgaccaagaattcatcttggtcgaccaacaaaatTAAGTTTGTCGACCAAGATtaattggtcgaccaagaaaattaatcttggtcgaccaacttaattttggtcgaccaattctTCTGGGTTTActcttattttttctcaaagTAGATTTTTGGTcgattaaattgatttttggtCGACAGATCCCAATTTGGCGAAAAAAGGGTAGGTgactcgtaaattttaattggggAAAGATGTGTGTCGaccaagaagaaaaaaagatgagaattaattaagttaaagagtTTAATTGCAGTTAATGTAATAAGTAAGAGTCAACTccttgtttcttaaaaaaaaaagtcagagtccatgttttttaaatactttctcTCTCACTCCTATTTTTTTAGTTGGCCCAAAAAATCCCCAATTACTTGAGCATCTTCGGCAACTACAACTCTTCTACTTCCATCCGACGATATCCTACAAAACAACGGTCCGAATCCATCTGCTCGCACGAATTCCGATGAATACAGATGAAACATAAATTTCATACAAGGACAAGTATTACAAGAAAATTCGCCGACTCTCCGATTCGCCCAAACCTAGAAATATTCGgattgtttgttattattatttttttcaactttaaaatgcttttcctttaaaaaatataacgtagtattcctttaaaaaaaatggtaaacCGAATATGGATTTATTAAAGGATAAATTGTGGAAAATTACCCAAACTCaacaaaactttaaatttagtACCTATACCTAAAAACTTTGTTTCCACCCCTAAAAGcctttaaaaaaacaaaaatacccTTATTTGCTATTATATGTGAAAAATCAAGTGATTGATTTTCCTGAGAGAAAATGGTTTCAGAGCTTATAAAGATCCTCGATCCTCTATCGTGTGATCAGGCACAAAGCGCGACTCTCCACAGGGGACAACCTAGGCTCTGTTAAAGAGTTTGAAGTTAGCAAGATGATAGGTACCCTTAAGTGTGTCACCCTGTGATTGATCATCAGATCCCTTATCTACTTATCCGAAAGCCGTAGATCTGAGTTGGGGtactgaaaaatatatatactcaagctctgtatagtttTAAATTACACGATATATGTTTAatggatgaatatattatgttattaactaaatatagatggaattcaggggtCGGAGAAAATATAGCAATGCAATTTTTCTTTGCCAAAATGCTTAGTTCTtggagagaaatgctaataAAGGAATATGTTCCTggcaatccagatacattggcacgaagagcctcttatcttaaaggaaaattggcagaATGGTGTCATCTGACaacattacaaaagaattacaaacgcttAAGAGGTATCAACAAACgaactcctttgtgttgtaaagaaaatgatcttccaacaatcataggaagtaaaccacaaaggcAAAAGATGAAGAGTTTTAGATCTCATCCTTACGCCACAAGTGGAAGAAGTttttggaaaccaagaacagtttGGTCCAGACAAAAGgccagatcttacaaatctaggcaaagaagcggaccatcaagaagtaggacAACTTCTCAAGCATTaagtacatctcgaagcacaggaagaacacctacaaagaagaCTTTCAGACGAGATCACACAAGAGCCAATGAAAGTTTTAAGAATTGcaattgtaattgctggacatatGGAGCCAGAGGTCATATTTCAACCAACTGtctagaaaatgaaaaaagtgaaaggggatcggttacggtgaccggaagcgcaacggaactttaaaaaatcaaatttttatgtaaaatttttGGCCACCTcgatatcttggtgtagcaaatacgaaaaaaaacacaaactatacatagtgtgtttagaaaaatacctatcaacctcttggggttgatgatggctccaactaaggtgtaaacaccttagctcttgtatggcaagaacttctacaatattccaaagagcactccttgctctaaaataaagcccaccaccaactaggtagatcccatcatattttgcactagaaaaatatgaggttttttctttgagaagtgagtgttttctccaaccattgaagaacaaaaatggagagaatgaattgGATTTttggccactattcatgctaggagagaaggagagacatttttttttttggttgtgggaaaagttaaagtaaaaaagttgcatgccaagcattggttatacaaaaagttgtattCAAAcatttcacctcccatgcatgcaaatcttatttgatttttaacaattaaaaatccatggacttaatttaattatctcaaatatatttgagactaattaaacattacttgaatttactcaagtccactagtttaaataatttatttaaattgagctctacaagactcaatattatttaatcaattcaacccttgaattaatttaattatttggactctactaggtccactagtgattaattaatttaacacttgaattaatttaatttagtccataataatgtttattaaaatcacaattttcaaatacattatttatttggccaacttttaatttaagaacacattcataaattaaaattacatttctctcatagaagtcatacttctattttttcttacgcttataaactcatttataagccgttcaacacattgaactattttacttctcaacgggatctagaaagctagtacttgtgtggccctcaatggttcactgatacaactagctgtgggttcacatctccacgtgattcggactaaacatgtccttatacgagcataccccaattgctcattcttaattatcaactccttgataaaaagaatgtcagaactcaagtctgatagtacccaaccaatcatgttaaacgcctagcagcatcgcttacatgattccctaggtatcaaatgatagtgcctgcaagaaccattcaattatggttagcgtacagtacggtcccttcaactcatatatcccgaccgattccacaaccattggtatatcgagagttgtcaatgaatcgatactatgtgtcatgtcgtagttgcatcgatggtgtaatctatgaaacccttttcataattaccaccgtactctgatcagatatttcaaactacatatactttaaaaacacataggatatccatacccgcaggtaagcggtgaatccccgactacaatgcatcgactcctatatgtttcgacagaacacccaaccttgccacctgatgaccccatgagagtcggtaaacaagtcaaagtgtaattctagcacatagggtctcaatgttgtcccgggtcataaggactaatggtgtacaaccataaactaggacttttccactcgataagtgagaaccacttggaaagtcctttaatggaaggttgttcagtgcactctaccaggagcacctatctgcatgctcggacatcacaatgtcccctaccaattaaacatggtactcacatcgcagatactagtctcaagctggagcggcctatatccttattagcggcggctgaatcgactaggaaccgtttagaatatacagtattccaaatatgagattcatgatactcatcatatgagcatctcatattctttctactatttgtatattcaagggctttatctctgcaactagcatgggtatatagataaagatgtgccaaaacaataatttcaaatattattaaaataaagattgcttatacatagaggttcattgtgaacactcggccaacacttggctcaacgtgcacctactctaacaatctcccacttgcactagagccaactacccatatacttcaaaccaattgattcgcgatgcatctcgaataatggttcaggtaaaggctgagctagtggatcagcaacattatctgcggagccgacttagtcgatagacacttctctttccacaatctctccgaggatgtggtactttctcaatacttgtttggatttctgatgagaccttggctcctttgcctgagctatggctcccgtgtttcacaaaacaccgggatag harbors:
- the LOC140965054 gene encoding uncharacterized protein; translated protein: MCDVYVRTLYPGSFGGSNTYLADEFLYVFRHIPQIALDAFNSAKGRNFKFVKFIKLNRISLLFNSMTFEAKEDGSDECLLFQAVVNMIGTDNVLLCEIRDGDESKDLGDDILSFVRPSGHYICFKHECGECHSTDGSLGGKCDYAVGSSRGKCICVVCSAHKY